A single genomic interval of Penicillium psychrofluorescens genome assembly, chromosome: 2 harbors:
- a CDS encoding uncharacterized protein (ID:PFLUO_003774-T1.cds;~source:funannotate), with protein MASTSETATTAVVQPSQTKDIATRLLNGTLHADYPPIEQFMTIDGLLKSHAAQPDEAQRPLICYPIRGAADFEEHTASDIDRYTDAAVRYYMEQGLPPADPALDKAPVIALLAGSSFEVVLTFFAINRLGYAVLFLSTRLTAPAYARLLDMADCRQLILAEQFQQMATDICVERPGCRSFSVLQRESWFNRPASSPRFERPNVDPVREGKKMAWILHSSGSTGFPKPIFLTNLQSLANFRKSFGFRLFNISPLFHSHGLMEIGRAFYTRATAYLGNHSLPVTYQNLYDALQIAQPQQISAVPYVIKLLAEKPEGIQVLAKAELVLYGGSSCPDDLGDRLVAQGVNLVANYGATETGQIMTSFRSPGDTEWQYMRLHRPVADHTLMDEISPGVFECVALDSLPSKGPSNSKPPYSAKNPENSFRTADLFTRHPDPQRSNYYKYLSRLDDRITLVNGEKVLPIPIEGRVREEPLVQECVVFGFQRTVPGALIFRAADKAPEKSDDEFLEAVWPAVEAANSRAETFSRIPKELVVVKGADVVYPRTDKGTCIRAQVYQLFEDDIKAAYAKFESSGQRKGTLALDVPELEEWLLAKFRDDLGVPLPSVQTDIFSAGVDSLQTTQIWRYIVRDLDLGEQGDKVSQNIVFEKGTISALVKHLYQLRTGEEYEEEDEYQIMRQMIEKYSHFTQHFPTMTGKPEKEVVLVTGATGNLGAFIVSEILKQPTVSEVWALVRAPGQAAAGGRLMNALSDRSIALTDDEAAKLRAVPSDLSQPNLGLDTHTLERLLSSLTCVIHSAWAVNFNLGVRSFEEQHIRGTYNLINFCLRSKLPTPARFFFCSSVSAASNTPKPASIPETAIENLEHAQTIGYGRSKLVTEHITRNAMRHTGMHARVLRIGQLGGDTVTAQWNDTEAVALMFRSALSTGVLPALDEQTSWLPVDECARTVAELALGTAELSSDVNLVYHLVNPRTFSWKHDLLPALKHGSALPDFEIVSAQVWLQKLADSVQDPEKNPSIKLLDFWRSKYAGNGQPQSAPAITEQGQQELQGLTFETHQTVKDCSLLAAVKDPVTEGLILRYIESWVKRWTSI; from the exons ATGGCATCAACCTCTGAGACTGCTACCACGGCGGTCGTGCAACCGTCTCAAACCAAAGATATTGCAACTCGCCTGCTGAATGGCACTCTCCACGCCGACTATCCGCCTATTGAGCAGTTCATGACCATCGATGGCTTGCTCAAGTCTCATGCTGCTCAGCCAGACGAAGCCCAAAGACCATTAATCTGCTATCCTATCCGTGGAGCAGCCGACTTTGAAGAGCATACAGCTAGTGATATCGACCGCTATACCGATGCCGCCGTCCGTTACTACATGGAGCAAGGACTCCCACCAGCG GATCCTGCTCTCGATAAAGCACCTGTCATTGCTCTGCTTGCGGGCTCCAGCTTCGAAGTAGTGTTGACTTTCTTCGCGATCAATCGCCTCGGCTATGCCGTGCTCTTTTTGTCCACTCGTCTCACTGCCCCGGCCTACGCGCGCCTGCTGGACATGGCAGACTGCAGACAGCTCATCCTTGCGGAGCAATTCCAGCAGATGGCCACTGATATCTGTGTGGAGCGGCCCGGATGCCGCAGTTTTTCGGTATTGCAACGAGAAAGCTGGTTCAATCGCCCAGCAAGCTCACCTCGATTCGAGCGCCCAAATGTAGATCCTGTGCGAGAGGGCAAGAAGATGGCATGGATCTTGCACTCCTCTGGAAGCACGGGCTTTCCGAAACCAATATTCCTGACCAACCTCCAATCCTTGGCCAATTTCCGTAAGAGCTTCGGCTTCCGCCTATTCAATATCAGTCCGCTATTCCACTCGCACGGACTGATGGAGATTGGCCGAGCATTCTATACTCGAGCAACAGCATACCTGGGAAACCACTCTCTCCCAGTCACGTATCAAAACCTCTACGATGCCCTGCAAATTGCGCAACCTCAGCAAATCAGCGCTGTGCCCTATGTTATCAAGCTTTTGGCGGAAAAGCCGGAAGGTATCCAGGTGTTGGCCAAAGCCGAACTTGTGTTGTATGGGGGATCCAGTTGTCCAGATGACCTGGGCGACCGTCTTGTTGCTCAGGGCGTCAATCTGGTTGCGAACTACGGCGCAACTGAGACAGGGCAGATCATGACCTCTTTCCGCTCCCCGGGTGACACCGAGTGGCAATACATGCGCCTGCATCGTCCCGTTGCCGACCATACCCTAATGGATGAAATATCCCCTGGAGTCTTCGAATGTGTCGCGCTGGACAGTCTTCCGAGCAAAGGCCCCTCGAACTCAAAACCACCGTACAGCGCAAAGAACCCAGAGAATAGTTTCCGAACAGCTGATTTGTTCACGCGGCACCCAGACCCCCAAAGAAGCAATTATTACAAGTATCTGAGTCGACTGGATGATCGAATCACCCTTGTCAACGGTGAGAAGGTGCTTCCTATCCCCATTGAAGGCCGCGTCAGAGAGGAACCACTCGTGCAGGAGTGCGTTGTTTTTGGCTTTCAGCGAACTGTTCCCGGGGCCCTGATCTTCCGTGCTGCTGACAAGGCACCGGAAAAGAGCGATGATGAGTTTTTGGAAGCTGTATGGCCCGCCGTCGAGGCTGCAAATTCTCGTGCCGAGACGTTTTCCCGCATCCCCAAGGAGCTAGTCGTGGTCAAGGGTGCCGATGTTGTTTATCCTAGGACGGATAAGGGAACTTGCATTCGCGCTCAGGTCTATCAGCTGTTCGAGGACGACATTAAAGCTGCCTACGCCAAGTTCGAAAGCAGCGGTCAGCGGAAGGGAACTCTTGCACTCGACGTGCCGGAACTAGAAGAGTGGCTATTGGCCAAGTTTCGCGACGACCTCGGTGTACCGCTGCCAAGTGTTCAGACCGATATCTTCTCGGCTGGTGTCGACAGCCTGCAGACCACACAGATATGGAGATACATCGTGCGTGATCTTGACCTTGGAGAGCAAGGGGACAAAGTGAGCCAGAACATTGTCTTCGAGAAAGGAACCATCAGCGCTCTCGTGAAGCATTTGTATCAGCTGCGCACCGGCGAAGAAtatgaagaggaagatgaatATCAGATCATGCGGCAGATGATCGAGAAATACTCCCACTTCACGCAGCACTTTCCCACTATGACGGGAAAGCCAGAGAAAGAAGTCGTGCTTGTCACTGGTGCAACAGGTAATCTAGGGGCTTTTATCGTCTCGGAAATCCTCAAACAACCAACAGTATCCGAGGTCTGGGCACTGGTTCGGGCCCCTGGGCAAGCTGCAGCAGGTGGCCGTCTGATGAACGCTCTATCAGATCGCAGTATCGCTCTCACTGACGATGAGGCCGCAAAGCTTCGCGCAGTCCCCAGCGACTTGTCTCAACCTAATCTAGGCTTGGACACCCATACCCTCGAACGGCTTCTCTCATCCCTGACATGTGTCATCCACAGTGCCTGGGCTGTCAACTTCAACCTGGGCGTGCGGTCCTTTGAGGAACAGCACATCCGCGGAACCTACAACCTCATCAATTTCTGTCTGCGCTCCAAGCTACCTACTCCGGCAcggttcttcttctgctcgaGCGTGAGCGCTGCAAGCAACACCCCCAAGCCAGCGTCCATTCCAGAGACCGCTATCGAGAATCTGGAGCACGCACAGACTATAGGCTACGGGCGATCGAAGCTCGTTACGGAGCATATCACCCGCAACGCCATGCGGCATACTGGCATGCATGCCCGGGTTTTGAGAATCGGTCAGCTTGGTGGCGATACCGTCACTGCGCAGTGGAATGACACCGAAGCTGTAGCGCTCATGTTCCGTAGTGCGTTGAGTACGGGTGTGCTGCCGGCATTGGACGAGCAAACCAGCTGGCTACCTGTCGACGAATGCGCTCGAACAGTTGCAGAACTAGCTCTTGGGACTGCCGAGCTTTCATCGGATGTCAACCTGGTGTATCATCTCGTCAATCCACGAACATTCAGCTGGAAGCACGACTTGCTTCCCGCTTTGAAACACGGTTCAGCTCTGCCAGACTTTGAGATTGTGTCCGCGCAGGTGTGGCTACAGAAATTGGCAGACAGTGTGCAGGATCCAGAGAAGAATCCAAGCATTAAACTACTCGATTTCTGGCGATCAAAGTATGCGGGTAATGGTCAGCCGCAGTCAGCTCCTGCCATTACGGAACAGGGCCAGCAAGAACTCCAAGGTCTTACCTTCGAAACTCACCAGACAGTCAAAGATTGCTCTTTACTGGCCGCTGTCAAAGACCCTGTTACTGAGGGATTGATACTGAGATACATTGAATCATGGGTGAAACGGTGGACCAGCATATAG
- a CDS encoding uncharacterized protein (ID:PFLUO_003775-T1.cds;~source:funannotate) yields MPEDFHDDLPDDDEFIPGTSTAFLGNSWIDRTRDAAHLNWGPSYQAIYQRSDGSALACFAWQCRQVAGRPSLMADWFAWSRSLYEERYDVLDDMPNCWVIMRVVIIHASFEEGAQTGLFGLLGDATVQIVSVFDREKIDAFYDFADEQNSQAFSVTRFSHTTPESWKQKLEKGAKSARISEKVLSKMHPAIMFRLCTSRCNSPTEKGPSAE; encoded by the coding sequence ATGCCAGAGGATTTCCATGACGATTTACCAGACGACGATGAATTCATTCCCGGTACAAGCACTGCATTTCTCGGCAATTCCTGGATAGACCGCACGCGAGACGCTGCGCATCTGAATTGGGGTCCTTCGTACCAAGCAATTTACCAAAGAAGCGACGGTAGTGCACTGGCCTGTTTTGCCTGGCAATGTCGCCAAGTAGCGGGTCGTCCTTCACTTATGGCCGATTGGTTTGCGTGGAGTCGCAGTCTGTATGAGGAGAGATATGATGTTCTCGACGATATGCCTAACTGCTGGGTCATCATGCGGGTCGTTATTATTCATGCTAGCTTCGAAGAAGGTGCACAGACAGGTCTGTTCGGGTTGCTAGGTGATGCAACCGTGCAAATTGTCTCCGTGTTTGACCGGGAAAAAATTGATGCTTTCTACGATTTTGCCGATGAACAAAATTCTCAAGCTTTTAGCGTTACGCGTTTTTCGCACACAACACCCGAATCCTGGAAGCAGAAACTTGAAAAAGGTGCGAAGTCGGCAAGGATATCCGAAAAGGTATTGTCGAAAATGCACCCAGCCATCATGTTCCGCCTTTGCACATCGAGGTGTAATAGTCCTACAGAGAAAGGACCGTCCGCGGAGTAG